From one Thalassobaculum sp. OXR-137 genomic stretch:
- a CDS encoding EAL domain-containing protein — protein sequence MTGLTLASLYDTIRTLERVIGAFPLLIVATDRAGRIVMTTQHTRDVLGLSEVELLDRPIAAVIPGITFKLGGDPDAPEIAIGATRRRALRRDATAFTVDIQASAHRLGDDIVCVFALLDATDRLQADRMARDSRALLDAVLSGMPAMVSAKTPDGTYEFVNAYQGDVFGIDPQDAVGRSAVDLLGPEAGRPIDTADRRIATGAAISQLGPEKLIDADGRTRTFMTTRAAMHDAKGRVQRVLTVGIDVTHATAAEERLERLSLLDEMTGLPNRGALQQILSAQIRGAKRDGRRVGLVLLRVANLADFGIEFGSVVRDSVIRRLAIRLGGLVPETCVLSRFDDTTFALVVPNPEDAAAFEGEAARLVARGGRSLNAAGTTVMPKCRAGLAVYPDTGNDADTLLQAAEHGLRVQSRAPVAPMARGSRDIDSFFEARREAARALRRDLEHDRLYLRLLPMRSLADQELAGFQACLFDSLGRPLLGAPFSERPPDAALAAAAEGLAIDLCERLLRDSCHVAAGWARSPRISVPLTPDMLLQPDLVDIVGEVLERSRLPAGTLQLTIGETALGADPDSAADVLAALAGLGVDLGLTGFGAGGNPMLALARQPFGHVILSTRTLGPLDESVSAAIAFAQALGRTVGAEGVQTAEELAFLRDCGCTTASGAIFGAPLDPAAAEALSAGSADPAIRRA from the coding sequence ATGACAGGGCTTACGCTCGCGTCGCTCTACGACACGATTCGGACGCTGGAACGGGTGATCGGGGCCTTCCCCCTGCTCATCGTCGCCACGGATCGCGCAGGCCGCATCGTGATGACGACCCAGCACACCCGCGACGTGCTCGGGCTGTCCGAGGTGGAGCTGCTGGACCGGCCCATCGCCGCGGTCATCCCTGGGATCACCTTCAAGCTCGGCGGCGATCCGGACGCGCCCGAGATCGCCATCGGCGCCACCCGTCGGCGCGCCCTGCGCCGCGACGCCACGGCCTTTACCGTCGACATTCAGGCCAGCGCCCATCGCCTCGGCGACGATATCGTCTGTGTCTTCGCCCTGCTCGACGCCACGGACCGGCTGCAGGCCGACCGGATGGCCCGGGACTCCCGTGCCCTGCTAGACGCCGTGCTGAGCGGCATGCCGGCCATGGTCAGCGCCAAGACGCCGGACGGGACCTATGAATTCGTCAACGCCTACCAGGGCGATGTGTTCGGCATCGACCCGCAGGATGCGGTCGGCCGATCGGCCGTCGACCTGCTCGGACCGGAAGCCGGCAGGCCGATCGACACCGCCGACCGGCGGATCGCCACGGGTGCAGCCATCTCCCAACTCGGTCCGGAAAAGCTGATCGACGCCGACGGACGAACGCGGACCTTCATGACCACGCGGGCGGCCATGCACGACGCCAAGGGGCGCGTGCAGCGGGTGCTTACCGTCGGCATCGACGTGACCCATGCCACCGCCGCCGAGGAGCGCCTCGAGCGGCTGTCGCTGCTGGACGAGATGACCGGCCTTCCCAATCGAGGCGCCCTCCAGCAGATCCTGAGCGCGCAGATCCGCGGCGCGAAGCGCGACGGCCGCCGGGTCGGCCTGGTACTTCTGCGGGTCGCCAACCTGGCGGATTTCGGCATCGAGTTCGGCTCGGTCGTGCGGGACAGCGTGATCCGACGGCTGGCGATCCGCCTCGGAGGGTTGGTGCCGGAGACCTGCGTCCTGTCGCGGTTCGACGATACGACATTCGCGCTGGTCGTACCCAATCCCGAGGACGCCGCCGCCTTCGAGGGCGAAGCGGCCCGGCTGGTGGCCCGTGGCGGACGGTCGCTCAACGCTGCCGGCACGACCGTTATGCCGAAGTGCCGGGCAGGCCTGGCCGTCTATCCGGATACCGGCAACGACGCCGATACGCTGTTGCAGGCGGCGGAGCACGGGCTGCGTGTCCAGTCGCGCGCGCCGGTGGCGCCGATGGCGCGCGGCAGCCGGGACATCGACAGCTTTTTCGAAGCCCGCCGGGAGGCGGCCCGGGCGCTGCGCCGGGACCTGGAACACGACCGACTGTACCTGCGCCTGCTGCCGATGCGGTCTCTCGCCGATCAGGAGCTCGCCGGCTTCCAGGCCTGCCTGTTCGACAGTCTCGGCCGCCCCTTGCTGGGCGCACCGTTCTCGGAGCGACCGCCGGATGCCGCACTGGCGGCGGCGGCCGAGGGTCTGGCAATCGACCTGTGCGAAAGACTGCTCCGGGATAGCTGCCACGTGGCTGCCGGCTGGGCGCGGAGCCCTCGGATATCCGTGCCTCTCACGCCCGACATGCTGCTTCAGCCCGATCTGGTCGACATCGTGGGCGAGGTGCTGGAGCGCAGCCGCCTGCCGGCCGGAACCCTGCAACTGACCATCGGCGAGACAGCCCTCGGCGCCGATCCTGACTCGGCAGCGGACGTGCTGGCGGCGCTCGCCGGCCTCGGGGTCGATCTGGGCCTCACCGGATTCGGGGCGGGCGGCAACCCGATGCTGGCCCTGGCGCGCCAGCCGTTCGGCCACGTGATCCTGTCCACCCGCACCCTCGGCCCGCTGGACGAGAGCGTCTCCGCCGCCATCGCCTT
- a CDS encoding pentapeptide repeat-containing protein produces the protein MKAERQSRELERLSQEDLDGLIRRHIRFRNGRLGGARAVLSFFDLSWLDFHGADLTDADFTGASLSRASLVGATLDYASLFAVDLRGANLDGASMIKTDLRGVCLRGARLVGATLIDADLRESHLAETKEADRDLHWIDIDPSVSELHQADLAGADLTRAKISGAICVNANLSDAILKDAKLIRCNLRGANLSGANLDGADLSWASLEKAVLRDAVFTRITTNMTELGGADLTGALTDRAAGRTAEDLDTPLDLLLDRHETWVASSSAEGAQLDVSGMDLREMEGLASSDLTALIAEGAVFCGMDLTGVRMAAGRLGRADLRFTAMDGADLRGADLSGARLQNARLAGASLRSLVTDTGRSVATRLAGADLRFADLRGVDLRGADLCKADLSHAVLQGTDLRGADLSDALLADPTRAGARVDETTRLPFR, from the coding sequence ATGAAAGCCGAGAGACAAAGTCGAGAGTTGGAGCGCCTGTCCCAGGAGGATCTGGACGGGCTGATCCGGCGCCATATCCGGTTCCGCAACGGTCGCCTGGGCGGCGCACGGGCGGTTCTGTCGTTCTTCGACCTGTCCTGGCTCGACTTCCACGGCGCCGATCTGACGGATGCCGATTTCACTGGCGCGTCCCTGTCGCGGGCATCGCTGGTCGGCGCGACGCTCGACTATGCCTCGCTGTTTGCCGTCGACCTGCGCGGTGCCAATCTCGACGGCGCCAGCATGATCAAGACCGACCTACGCGGCGTCTGCCTGCGCGGCGCCCGGCTCGTCGGCGCCACGCTGATCGATGCGGACCTGCGCGAAAGCCATCTGGCGGAAACCAAGGAAGCGGATCGCGACCTGCATTGGATCGACATCGATCCGTCGGTCTCCGAACTGCACCAGGCCGATCTGGCCGGCGCCGATCTGACCCGGGCGAAGATTTCCGGCGCGATCTGCGTCAACGCCAACTTGTCCGACGCGATCCTCAAGGATGCCAAGCTGATCCGCTGCAACCTGCGCGGCGCCAACCTGAGCGGCGCCAATCTCGACGGTGCGGATCTGAGCTGGGCCAGCCTGGAGAAGGCGGTGCTGCGCGACGCGGTGTTCACGCGGATCACCACCAATATGACCGAACTGGGCGGGGCCGACCTGACCGGCGCCCTGACCGACCGGGCGGCCGGCCGCACGGCGGAGGACCTCGACACGCCTCTGGACCTGCTTTTGGACCGGCACGAGACCTGGGTGGCGTCGTCCAGCGCCGAGGGCGCCCAGCTCGACGTCTCCGGCATGGACCTGCGCGAGATGGAGGGGCTGGCCAGCAGCGATCTGACCGCCCTGATCGCCGAAGGTGCCGTATTCTGCGGCATGGACCTGACCGGCGTGCGCATGGCCGCCGGCCGGCTCGGCCGGGCCGACCTGCGCTTTACCGCCATGGATGGTGCCGACCTGCGCGGCGCCGACCTGTCCGGTGCACGGCTGCAGAACGCCCGCCTCGCGGGCGCCAGCCTGCGCTCGCTGGTCACCGACACCGGCCGCAGTGTGGCCACGCGCCTCGCCGGCGCCGATCTGCGGTTCGCCGACCTGCGCGGTGTCGATCTGCGCGGGGCGGACCTGTGCAAGGCCGACCTGTCCCATGCCGTGCTGCAAGGGACGGATCTGCGGGGCGCCGACCTGAGCGACGCCCTTCTTGCCGATCCCACCCGGGCCGGCGCCCGTGTGGACGAGACGACCCGGTTGCCCTTCCGGTAA
- a CDS encoding tetratricopeptide repeat protein has translation MGRSIVLAGMLLIAAMAISGGPRVAVADETGPASLLSMAQAAEARGDNRMAIALYQRAQEAFPWESAPLTGWGLLAARLGAAEQAATLLTAALDIDPDDIDAAAGLADVMMDLQRPDEALALYAAVLSLDPAHAAARDGQRIALTLRDGVPATDATPAALSGPSLANAVTTETPTAPVADPAAPVLLDTSLPTTAPAGSLWR, from the coding sequence GTGGGACGTTCGATCGTACTGGCTGGGATGCTGCTGATCGCCGCGATGGCGATTTCCGGTGGCCCGCGTGTTGCGGTGGCGGACGAGACCGGGCCTGCAAGCCTGCTGTCCATGGCCCAGGCGGCCGAGGCGCGGGGCGACAACCGGATGGCAATCGCGCTGTATCAGCGCGCCCAGGAGGCGTTCCCCTGGGAAAGCGCGCCGCTGACCGGCTGGGGCCTACTGGCCGCCCGGCTGGGCGCGGCGGAACAGGCCGCCACCCTTCTGACAGCGGCCCTGGATATCGACCCCGACGACATCGACGCCGCCGCCGGTCTGGCCGATGTGATGATGGACCTGCAGCGCCCGGACGAGGCGCTCGCACTCTATGCGGCCGTGCTCAGCCTCGACCCGGCCCATGCCGCCGCGCGCGACGGACAGCGCATCGCCCTGACCCTGCGCGACGGCGTGCCCGCCACAGATGCGACCCCGGCGGCCCTGTCCGGACCGTCCCTGGCGAATGCCGTCACCACCGAGACGCCCACGGCCCCAGTGGCCGATCCGGCCGCCCCGGTGCTGCTCGACACCTCCCTGCCTACGACGGCCCCTGCCGGATCGCTCTGGCGCTGA
- a CDS encoding MarR family winged helix-turn-helix transcriptional regulator, with translation MRDASMRAVEVSGTETDRPDAQRETGQAQGEAGEARRGGDPDAAEIAALYSDLTGLLERLHRRHLDVVRLALEGMGVTEINASQGLLLLSIGDGEVPVRDLIQRGYYQASSATYNIKKLVDYGYLEQIRSEHDRRAVRLRVGAPGRHVADRLRELDQRLARIAVDEEGLAEPLQDALRTLKKLDRVWADFLNFG, from the coding sequence ATGCGCGACGCGAGCATGCGCGCGGTCGAGGTGTCCGGCACGGAGACGGATCGCCCCGACGCGCAGCGCGAAACCGGGCAGGCCCAGGGCGAAGCCGGAGAAGCCCGGCGCGGCGGTGACCCTGACGCGGCGGAGATCGCTGCGCTGTATTCCGATCTGACTGGGCTGCTGGAGCGGCTGCATCGCCGCCACCTGGACGTGGTGCGGCTGGCGCTGGAAGGCATGGGCGTCACGGAGATCAACGCCAGCCAGGGCCTGCTGCTGCTCTCCATCGGCGACGGCGAGGTTCCGGTGCGCGACCTGATCCAGCGCGGCTACTACCAGGCCAGTTCCGCGACCTACAACATCAAGAAGCTGGTCGATTATGGCTATCTGGAACAGATCCGCTCCGAGCACGACCGCCGGGCGGTGCGCCTGCGCGTCGGCGCGCCCGGACGCCATGTGGCCGACCGGCTGCGCGAACTCGACCAGCGGCTCGCCCGCATCGCCGTCGACGAGGAGGGACTGGCCGAGCCGCTGCAGGACGCCCTGCGGACGCTGAAGAAACTCGACCGGGTCTGGGCGGACTTCCTCAATTTCGGGTAG
- a CDS encoding 2-dehydropantoate 2-reductase, producing MRIVVMGAGGVGGYFGAYLAQAGHDVAFVARGAHLEAMRRDGLRLEGSRGDIVLPKVTATEDPATLGGTADVILFAVKLYDTETAGVTLMPIVGPETMVVTLQNGVDGPDRLAQVLGARTVLGGAAYVSALIAEPGVVRYTSDMSRIVFGELDGRVSERATRLAEACVAAGFAADVSADIRATLWEKFVLLATNAALTSVLRKPAGEIYHDAELSGIARSMMEEVAALAAAEGIAINPDTVERSIALTRSFPPGMYASMYHDLARGRRIEAESLSGLVSRLGRARGVPVPLHTMAWAALKPWVNGG from the coding sequence ATGCGGATCGTGGTCATGGGCGCCGGCGGCGTCGGGGGATATTTCGGTGCCTATCTGGCGCAGGCGGGGCACGACGTGGCCTTCGTGGCGCGCGGGGCCCATCTGGAGGCGATGCGGCGCGACGGGCTGCGCCTTGAGGGCTCGCGCGGCGACATCGTCCTGCCCAAGGTGACGGCGACGGAGGATCCGGCAACCCTCGGCGGAACCGCCGACGTGATCCTGTTCGCGGTGAAGCTCTACGACACCGAGACGGCGGGGGTGACCCTGATGCCGATCGTCGGTCCCGAGACCATGGTGGTCACGTTGCAGAACGGCGTCGACGGGCCGGACCGGCTGGCCCAGGTGCTGGGCGCGCGCACGGTGCTGGGCGGGGCGGCCTATGTCTCCGCCCTGATCGCCGAGCCGGGGGTGGTGCGCTACACCTCCGACATGTCGCGGATCGTGTTCGGCGAGCTGGATGGGCGGGTATCGGAGCGGGCAACCCGGCTGGCGGAGGCCTGTGTCGCCGCCGGCTTCGCCGCCGACGTCTCCGCCGATATCCGCGCCACCCTGTGGGAGAAGTTCGTCCTGCTCGCCACCAACGCGGCGCTGACCTCCGTGCTGCGCAAGCCGGCGGGCGAGATCTATCACGATGCCGAACTCTCCGGCATCGCCCGCAGCATGATGGAGGAGGTGGCCGCCCTGGCGGCGGCGGAGGGGATCGCCATCAATCCTGACACGGTGGAGCGCTCGATCGCCCTGACCCGCAGCTTTCCGCCCGGCATGTATGCGTCGATGTATCACGACCTGGCGCGCGGCCGGCGGATCGAAGCGGAGAGCCTGTCCGGCCTGGTCTCGCGACTGGGACGGGCCCGGGGCGTGCCGGTGCCGCTCCACACCATGGCCTGGGCCGCGCTGAAACCCTGGGTCAATGGCGGGTAG
- a CDS encoding phytanoyl-CoA dioxygenase family protein gives MTVLSHSVRIRSSLADAFRRDGYVYPIRALTEDVAISLRRTLEEAEAAAPDAEVKSMVTGLPHLILPEFYDIVRDPALTGPVSEIMGNDLLVWGCSFFIKEPQTKSFVSWHQDLTYWGLDDADQITAWVALSPATVESGCMRFVPGSHLQQIVPHKDTFDPDNLLTRGQEIAVDVNDEDAVNIVLPTGKMSLHHGRMFHASHPNRTDDRRIGLAVRYIKPSMRQSSGTKTIAVLARGADRYGHFELAGRPKGGFAPSDIERCRDAFRRREGILYEGAKESGRRKMA, from the coding sequence ATGACCGTCCTTTCGCATTCCGTTCGCATCCGCTCTTCCCTGGCCGACGCCTTCCGGCGCGACGGCTACGTCTATCCGATCCGCGCCCTGACCGAGGATGTGGCGATCAGCCTGCGGCGCACCCTCGAGGAGGCAGAGGCCGCGGCACCGGACGCCGAAGTGAAATCCATGGTCACGGGCCTGCCGCATCTGATCCTGCCGGAATTCTACGACATCGTCCGCGACCCGGCGCTGACCGGCCCGGTGTCGGAGATCATGGGTAACGATCTGCTGGTCTGGGGGTGCTCGTTCTTCATCAAGGAGCCGCAGACCAAGAGCTTCGTGTCCTGGCACCAGGATCTGACCTATTGGGGTCTCGACGACGCCGATCAGATCACCGCCTGGGTCGCGCTGTCCCCGGCGACGGTCGAGAGCGGCTGCATGCGCTTCGTGCCCGGCAGCCATCTGCAGCAGATCGTGCCGCACAAGGACACGTTCGACCCGGACAACCTGCTCACCCGCGGCCAGGAGATCGCCGTCGACGTGAACGACGAGGACGCGGTGAACATCGTCCTGCCGACCGGCAAGATGTCGCTGCATCACGGCCGCATGTTCCACGCCTCACACCCGAACCGGACGGACGACCGCCGCATCGGACTTGCCGTGCGCTACATCAAGCCGAGCATGCGGCAGAGTTCGGGAACCAAGACGATCGCCGTTCTGGCGCGGGGCGCGGACCGCTACGGCCATTTCGAGCTGGCGGGACGGCCCAAGGGCGGGTTCGCGCCGTCGGACATCGAGCGCTGCCGCGACGCATTCCGGCGGCGCGAGGGCATCCTGTACGAAGGAGCCAAGGAAAGCGGCCGGCGGAAGATGGCGTAA
- the argS gene encoding arginine--tRNA ligase: MNIFNWMKDEIKAVLENMAVQEGWPEGLPFDRITAEPPRDASHGDIATNAAMVLAKPVGAKPRAIAEPLAEALKGLDAVDSVEVAGPGFINIRLSPSVWQTQVAKMLEAGTAYGSSAMGAGRKVNVEYVSANPTGPLHAAHARGAVFGDALAALLEKAGFEVAREYYINDAGAQVDTLARSTYLRYREALGETVTIPDGHYPGEYLKDVGKAIAEQDGDKWLSEPEDAWLEPMRSFAIKLMMADIEKDLIALGIRMDRFSSERALVEDRAVDRVLAKLEADGLVYTGVLEPPKGKTPDDWEPRPQLLFKATQFGDDVDRPLKKSDGSWTYFSNDIAYHLDKLERGFPEMIDVWGADHGGYVKRMKAAVTAITGGKGDLDVKLCQLVHLFDGGKPVRMSKRAGTFVTLADVLEAVGPDVLRFIMLTRRNDQTLEFDYQKVSEQSRDNPVFYVQYAHARACSVIRNAGETFDAETLSDAALAKASMGSLTDPDEIGLIKLLAGWPRVVESAAEAHEPHRVAFYLGDVAAAFHGLWNKGREDARLRFILEDDCDTTLARMALVRATATVVASGLGVMGVTPVEELRE, encoded by the coding sequence ATGAACATATTCAATTGGATGAAAGACGAGATTAAAGCTGTCCTGGAGAACATGGCTGTTCAGGAGGGCTGGCCCGAGGGGCTGCCGTTCGACCGCATCACCGCCGAGCCGCCGCGCGACGCCTCCCACGGCGATATCGCCACCAATGCCGCGATGGTGCTGGCGAAGCCGGTCGGCGCCAAGCCGCGCGCCATCGCCGAGCCCCTTGCCGAGGCGCTGAAGGGCCTGGACGCGGTCGACAGCGTCGAGGTCGCCGGCCCCGGGTTCATCAACATCCGCCTGTCGCCGTCGGTCTGGCAGACCCAGGTCGCCAAGATGCTGGAGGCGGGCACCGCCTACGGTTCCTCGGCCATGGGCGCCGGCCGCAAGGTGAATGTCGAATACGTCTCCGCCAACCCGACCGGCCCGCTGCACGCCGCCCATGCCCGTGGTGCGGTGTTCGGCGACGCCCTGGCCGCCCTGCTGGAGAAGGCCGGGTTCGAGGTGGCGCGCGAGTATTACATCAACGACGCCGGCGCCCAGGTGGATACGCTGGCCCGCTCCACCTACCTGCGCTACCGCGAGGCGCTGGGCGAGACGGTGACAATCCCGGACGGCCACTACCCCGGCGAATACCTGAAGGACGTGGGCAAGGCCATCGCCGAGCAGGACGGCGACAAGTGGCTGTCCGAGCCGGAAGACGCCTGGCTGGAGCCGATGCGCAGCTTCGCCATCAAGCTGATGATGGCCGATATCGAGAAGGATCTGATCGCACTCGGGATCCGCATGGACCGCTTCTCCTCCGAGCGTGCCCTGGTGGAGGACCGGGCCGTCGACCGGGTCCTGGCCAAGCTGGAAGCCGACGGGCTGGTCTACACCGGCGTGCTGGAACCGCCGAAGGGCAAGACCCCCGACGATTGGGAGCCGCGGCCGCAGCTTCTGTTCAAGGCGACCCAGTTCGGCGACGACGTCGACCGGCCGCTGAAGAAGTCGGACGGGTCGTGGACCTATTTCTCCAACGACATCGCCTATCACCTGGACAAGCTGGAGCGCGGCTTCCCCGAGATGATCGACGTCTGGGGCGCGGATCACGGCGGCTACGTGAAGCGCATGAAGGCGGCGGTCACCGCGATCACCGGCGGCAAGGGCGACCTGGACGTCAAGCTGTGCCAGCTCGTCCACCTGTTCGACGGCGGCAAGCCGGTGCGCATGTCGAAGCGCGCGGGCACCTTCGTGACCCTGGCCGACGTGCTGGAGGCCGTGGGGCCGGACGTGCTGCGGTTCATCATGCTGACCCGGCGCAACGACCAGACCCTGGAGTTCGATTACCAGAAGGTCAGCGAGCAGAGTCGGGACAATCCTGTGTTCTACGTGCAGTACGCCCATGCCCGGGCCTGTTCGGTGATTCGCAACGCCGGCGAGACGTTCGACGCGGAAACCCTCTCGGATGCCGCGCTGGCCAAGGCTTCCATGGGTTCCTTGACCGACCCGGACGAGATTGGTCTCATCAAACTGCTCGCGGGCTGGCCGCGCGTCGTGGAAAGCGCGGCGGAGGCGCACGAGCCGCATCGCGTCGCGTTCTATCTCGGTGACGTTGCCGCCGCGTTCCACGGCCTGTGGAACAAGGGCAGGGAAGATGCCCGGCTGCGCTTCATCCTGGAAGACGACTGCGATACGACCCTGGCCCGGATGGCCCTGGTGCGGGCGACGGCGACGGTGGTCGCGTCCGGTCTGGGGGTGATGGGCGTGACGCCGGTTGAGGAGCTGAGGGAATGA
- a CDS encoding SPOR domain-containing protein, whose amino-acid sequence MSQDGDGLHADGYDRPGPPPELRDPPRRSRAIGAFLATFALTAFAGVVWYAYDRGLHAGSEATAPLIQADPSPIKVRPEQPGGLDVPNQDKLVYGALRPGQGEDSSVERLLPPPEKPAEPPAPEPAAAPAPQPGAAASETASGTDAPPPADGNAASTTVPIPPRTPQSAPSTVQEGSGQTTTPGTLQPVPAPQPQAGDIPPAKAPEPATTETQVAAAVPPPAPEPKPEPKPEPEAKPTPAPAPKPAASGNFRVQLGAFRDEAAARSEWNRLTKRYPTVLGGLELRIQSVDLGAGKGVFHRIQGGMLSEAAAEKACASLKAQNQACLLVRP is encoded by the coding sequence ATGAGCCAGGATGGCGACGGCCTGCACGCGGACGGATACGACCGTCCCGGTCCCCCGCCGGAACTGCGCGACCCGCCCCGCCGCTCGCGGGCGATCGGCGCGTTCCTGGCGACCTTCGCGCTCACGGCGTTCGCCGGGGTGGTCTGGTACGCCTATGACCGCGGGCTGCATGCCGGCAGCGAGGCGACCGCACCGCTGATCCAGGCCGATCCGTCGCCGATCAAGGTGCGTCCGGAGCAGCCGGGCGGCCTCGACGTGCCGAATCAGGACAAGCTGGTCTATGGCGCCCTGCGCCCGGGACAGGGCGAGGATTCCTCGGTCGAGCGGCTGCTGCCGCCGCCGGAGAAGCCGGCCGAACCGCCGGCTCCCGAGCCCGCCGCCGCGCCGGCGCCACAGCCGGGGGCGGCAGCGTCCGAAACGGCGTCCGGCACCGACGCACCGCCGCCGGCCGACGGCAATGCGGCCTCGACCACCGTGCCGATCCCGCCGCGCACGCCGCAATCGGCCCCGAGCACCGTTCAGGAAGGCTCCGGACAGACCACGACGCCGGGCACGCTGCAGCCGGTGCCGGCCCCGCAGCCGCAGGCCGGCGACATTCCACCGGCCAAGGCGCCCGAGCCTGCGACCACAGAGACCCAGGTGGCCGCCGCCGTGCCGCCGCCGGCGCCCGAGCCGAAGCCGGAACCGAAACCCGAGCCGGAAGCGAAGCCGACTCCGGCTCCCGCTCCGAAACCGGCCGCCAGCGGCAATTTCCGGGTGCAGCTCGGCGCCTTCCGCGACGAAGCCGCGGCCCGCAGCGAATGGAACCGCCTGACCAAGCGCTATCCGACCGTACTGGGCGGACTGGAACTGCGGATCCAGTCGGTCGATCTCGGCGCCGGCAAGGGCGTGTTCCATCGGATCCAGGGCGGCATGCTGAGCGAGGCTGCGGCGGAGAAGGCCTGCGCGTCCCTGAAGGCCCAGAACCAGGCCTGCCTGCTGGTCCGCCCGTAG
- the nagZ gene encoding beta-N-acetylhexosaminidase, which yields MSRAIVFGCAGTALSDEERAFFADVDPYGFILFARNIESREQVRALVGELRGCVSHPHAPVLIDQEGGRVRRMRPPHWRDYLAPGVFTDAFATKPQEALDAFALSAELMAADLYEIGIDVDCVPMLDVRQPESDKQVIGDRALGDDPQTVIRLGEAMVAGIERAGVCGVIKHMPGHGRSVVDSHLDLPRIEASAEELRGVDYEPFRHFADRVPYGMTGHLLYTALDADRPSTLSPAVVQDVIRGEIGFDGLLFTDDISMGALSEARGGGPIGDRSRRSIEAGCDVLLHCNGDMTEMRAVAEAVGALDGDALRRADVADAHRAKLAADRRPLDADAQAARLEALLADLRG from the coding sequence ATGAGCCGGGCGATCGTCTTCGGCTGCGCCGGCACGGCGTTGAGCGACGAGGAGCGTGCGTTCTTCGCGGACGTCGATCCGTACGGCTTCATCCTGTTCGCCCGGAACATCGAGAGCCGCGAACAGGTCCGCGCCCTGGTGGGCGAATTGCGCGGCTGCGTCAGCCATCCCCACGCCCCGGTCCTGATCGACCAGGAGGGGGGACGGGTGCGCCGGATGCGCCCGCCGCACTGGCGCGACTATCTCGCCCCCGGCGTCTTTACCGATGCCTTTGCCACGAAGCCGCAGGAAGCGCTGGACGCCTTCGCCCTGTCGGCCGAGCTGATGGCGGCCGACCTCTACGAGATCGGCATCGACGTGGACTGCGTGCCGATGCTCGACGTGCGCCAGCCGGAATCCGACAAACAGGTGATCGGCGACCGGGCGCTGGGCGACGATCCGCAGACGGTCATCCGGCTCGGCGAGGCGATGGTCGCGGGGATCGAGCGGGCAGGGGTCTGCGGCGTGATCAAGCACATGCCCGGCCATGGCCGCTCGGTGGTCGACAGCCATCTGGACCTGCCCCGGATCGAGGCGTCGGCCGAGGAGCTGCGCGGAGTCGACTACGAACCCTTCCGGCATTTCGCCGACCGGGTGCCGTACGGCATGACCGGACATCTGCTCTACACCGCACTCGATGCGGACCGGCCTTCGACCCTGTCGCCGGCCGTGGTGCAGGACGTCATCCGCGGCGAGATCGGATTCGACGGGCTGCTGTTCACCGACGACATCTCCATGGGTGCGCTGTCGGAGGCCCGCGGCGGCGGTCCCATCGGCGACCGGTCGCGGCGATCGATCGAGGCCGGCTGCGACGTGCTCCTGCACTGCAACGGCGACATGACCGAGATGCGCGCGGTGGCCGAGGCGGTCGGCGCGCTCGACGGCGACGCGCTGCGCCGGGCGGACGTGGCCGACGCCCATCGGGCGAAGCTCGCCGCGGACCGGCGCCCGCTTGACGCCGACGCGCAGGCGGCCCGGCTGGAGGCGCTGCTGGCGGATCTGCGCGGATGA